The Humulus lupulus chromosome 7, drHumLupu1.1, whole genome shotgun sequence region ATTACTTTCCTCAAAACTTGATCATTCAAACTCAGAATGATTGTGTTCTTTGCCTTTTTCAGCACCTCTGCTTTGTTTTCCAACTTAGCTATCTTACTTTCTTCTTGTAGGGCTTCTTCACATCCAAGATTACCCATATGAGCCATCATCTTTGCACGCCATAGACTGAAATCATTCTTGCCATCAAATTTCTCCACCTCAAACTTGGAAGTCGACATATTGAAGAGAATTGCTCCTGGCCAACGAACAAGTTCTCAATTGCGGAAGTACTTTGAAGTTTTTGATCTTTCTTGGAGAAAATCACAGTCGAAGATGGTGAAGAATGCAGCCActctaacctggctctgataccagttgttggggTTGATTAGGACCTGCACAACACAGCGCACGAAGAAtagcaacaaagaagaacaagtaatagacaatttaaacaaacccaaaataatcaaaagtaaaacacaaaagaaagaacaccaagaatacttggttcagatacaaccagtttggttgatcctacatccaaggctaggcagcaatgcctaagtcaaatccactatatctgaaaccagattacaccctccaagctctcaagattacaacaacACTCATCCAACTTCTTTTGAAACACTCTCTCACTAGAGTATTACAACACAGTTCTTACTCTCAGCCAAGACTCTCAGAAATTGAATACACTTAGGTTGATTaggcctaaaactatatatagggTCGAGATACAAGAACTAAAGAAACAAACAGAAACTAACTATAACTAACAACAATTAGTTAGTCTGTTACAAATTACTGGTGTCCGCGCAGATGCAACTAGAAAAAACGTAGATGCAACTGAAAACATGAGAAAACAATGAGCTTTCATTTTGCTAATCTTTTAATTGGTTGAGGAAAAAAATCACAATCTTCACAGTACTAATGTCATAATATACACAAACAATTTACATTAGCATAAACAGAAAATCAGTTGGTAAATACaagatatatatagatatatatcgACATACACGCATGTATACATACAAGTGTATAAGACTAACTCAGGAAAGAGAAAACAGAGTTCAAAAGGCAATAATTATTATATAGTATTGCTATCAAATTATATGATACGATGTGATATGCCTAATAGCAACCCTTTTCCAAACTAGTTTCATCAAGTCCAACactataattttatatatttagtaGTTCAAAAGTATAAGCCCAAGTTCACTGAAGGAGAGGATTAACCACAGCTCCAACAAAGATAGGAGTTTCAGAAGTGTCTTCTCTTGTGATCATGAACATAAATGGATGGTCTGCAATGAATTTAATGAGAGGAAAATCGTCATGGCCACCACCAAAAAAGTGATCAATGAAAGGAGGTTCAGTTCTATTTTCATCAACTTCAATACAACAACTGTGACAAACTTTCATATCATCAATGATAGCAGTTCTGGGGTCTGGTACTCCTTCTAACATCTCCGCATCCTTGTTCATGTTCAGCCTCAGCCCCATTTGCTCCATAATATCAGAAACTTCTGTGCTATACTTGAACTTGAACTTTGGTATCATTATCTCTTCCATTTTCACATACTTGTATTCGAACTGTAGATTAAGTAGTGGTGAGTCTGAAGTCAATTGTTTGATCAAGTCGTGCAGCCCATCTTTCTCATCAGGAAGAAAAATGTACATTGAGAACAGTTTTACACCCTTTTGATTCACGACATGATAAGGCAACTTAAGAATCTTACACCCTTGAGAGGATCCATATGGAAGGTAGAGGAAAGAATGAGTTAAGAAGGGAACTTGAACAGTGTTACCATCTAAGGTGTAGAAATTCCAAGTAATGGTTCCAGATGGAAGTaatgctcttgaccttttacgaGTTCTTTTGAAGTAGAGAGCATTGGCAAGGATTAGGACAGTATCGTTAAGCAAGAACTGCTTTGGAACACTGTCTTTGATGTTCCCATTTGTTGCTTTCTCCACCCAAGTATTAATTTCAGTAACTGCTTCTTCAAGCTTTCATGAAAAATCAACATAAGTATAGAACCATAAATGAGAATGATGTCATCTATTATATATAAGAAAATTTTCGTATAGGCTTCACATTCAGTGAGGCTCTTCAGCGACCGTGAATACTTTTTAATGCGATTTTTATAGTGCAGTTATTCAGAGCATTtgtaaattttcataaaattttgaataatttatagcaCCATGTTTCAACTTAATTTTCGATAACTTACACTGAAAATTTGTAGATACTATTTCTAAATAAGTTCAATATACACACTGTCAAAACaaaattacaccaaaaaataTTCATCGAAACACTAAGAGCACACCAGTAAACTTAAAGTGAAAAGCTCCTGTGGAAAATCGTCCTAGTATGTGTATATGATCAGTGGGACATTAATAAGCACACAACAAGATCACTAATCAAGGctaagtacatatatatatatatatatacacacacatatatgacataaaagaaaaagaaaaaattaagacGGTTTACCTCGTTGGCAAAATCTAGTGCCATGGAATCTGCTCTGTAAGTGGTCTTCAAAACCTGTTGAAACGAAGGCTTGAGCTTGTACTTCTTATCCACCCAAGCGCCATTGGCAGAGGACAAAGGTAAGAGCCCTTTGGTGCTGTCAAGTGATACCATAGCCATTAGTCGATCAGACTCAGCGATTAGATCAGCTATACTTCTCAGTCCCATTCTCAGCCTAAAGAAGAACATCATCTGCTCTAAAGCTTCTCCTTTCAGTCCAGAAGCCACCATACTCAGCAGAATTGTACACGACAATGGTGAAACTATAAAGTTCTTGCCTAATAAATCTTTAGTTTGTTCGTACATAAGGGCTCTCTTCATTACCCGTATGCATAACTTCATGGTTGAACTTAAAGTTAGCCTTTGAGTTTGGAGAAAACAAGCTTTGATGAGAGAGCTAGATGggtttcttttcttctcttctatcTTCGTTTCTCAGTTTAAGTTATTACAGAAGAAAGAAAAGTTGATTATGACCATCCATAATCATTTAAAAGATCTAGGAGAATCAAATGGGCTCACTGTAATATAATTATTACGATGTTGACCAACCCGAGATACCTGAGGAGACTTTACGAGAATGTAACATTATATAAGTTTTGTGTGTAAAAAAATTTGAGTTAAGGATTATTTGGCCTAACATGTGTAATTGTGTTCCAATAGATATAAATTAacgtaaaataaaattatttagtatttattcagaacataaaaaatattaatttttttaaattatgtactAAAAAAATTTGctattaaaaaagaaataaaagatgaTATATAATTGTGGACTATTAAATTACAGTAATTAGTTGTattatagtaaataaaaaaatagtatttactAATGTgttaaatttgtttaatattatattttatactAAATTTGGTGTAttatattttgtgccaaatttatcAAACTGAGAGTCTTACCTGTGAGTATTGGGGCCTTAACAAAAtttttgatatttttataatatttatatataaaatggtatttttgtaaattataAGGCTTTTTGTATagaaaaaaacatttttaaaaaatgagtCTTTTTTATTTTGGGGTCATAGACAGAGGCCTGACCCGCTTATTAGGAGTGAACATTTGACTCGAAAAACTCGAAAAACCCGCAAACCTGCCCAACCCGCAACCcgaaaacttgttttttgggaACCCGCAACCCGAAAACCTGCCCAACCCGCAACccgataaacattgaggttttttatcttgatctattgggtgtttatcatgaagcttaaggactcatgttgaactttgagaatcataggtctagatttatcttggaggataaatgacttattagaaatgaagaaatttctattttaaagtgatattttattatcattatgtgagaaatgtgggggtaatgctccaaagttaatcaatttattttgttgttaatcaattgattaatttggtcatcctatcaaataggtgattttgaattccacattctaaatcacattagctatatgtgtatagaatgaacaaatctacaCATGTTTGGTGTCGAAAGtcgttgtttgtaatattttgattcaagaagaaatcaatttaaaaaataaaggagaattttagaaacaaagagatttctagaattaatattaaaatgtttatcttggatataaaactataaaatagtagaggtgttgactatggtcaaaatcactattttaaaggattaactattttaatcaaactatggctagcaacaaagtttgaataaaataatgagagtgtctaagtatgcatacatgagaaaagaaatgattcaaatggaattatttctacatctcaaagggtgggacttagactccctaaagagatttacggttgatggtaacctatcttaatactagtcaccaaactagtacactacaagaaaaaacagtattcataacacttaaaaagtgctatctgggactattgatagcacttctgaaaatgctaacgtagcccatgttattaaaagtccagtcttttctataacattttttgaatgttatgttcggtgttatcttaaactattcaataacacatttttaggtgctataatattcaaataataacatttagatacagtttttgattataaatttgaagtttaatcttgtacttttttcataacacttttcaactgttacatttgattattttgataacatttttagtttgttatattatataaaccataacgattttttacgcttataatatgtttttaaatcataacatatagtaataaaattttaaattttattttgataagtatacttatatggtttttttttaattaaaagattttcattattgtattttgataaaaaaattcaaaattaatcataaaatgtaattctcactagattgataaaccataagtattacattaaacaataactaattcaaaccatgaatgtgtctacttcatgagatcttagttctaacttaagtttgaaagcataacataataaagttttataatcttgaacaatttttacttcaaaaatgaaaaatagaaacattacaagatacacaaaagtaaaccatgcgtgaaacttgctccatccttcaattcatcatcatttgtgcacttgtctttgttgcgagtccatttgtttagctacaacaaaatttaaataagtaatgcttcaacttaaagttatagtaaactaaaagagtacataaaaaacgttaattacctaattataacttcatcagctggccatgcaattatactacctacagcatcttctatagtagacataattgttgaaggcctccacagaaatgcatcattctttctcacaagatctatccccactttcatagcattaggcccaagaggaacatggtgaacctcatcctttgggtcacttgagataaaataaccttctgcaataatttgtccagatccaatccaatctaatattttgcattttgagccaaatgtgtggttcttgacactctaacaatatatcaatataacaaattcagcagcagtaaatgattttatattgaatattatatgttttagattttatcattttcatataattagtatcataattacctgagtggaatgaacatgagaatttgattgaacattgacatttgattGCTCCTCGCTCTGAGaagatgtattctatttacaagtaagatagaaagacatgaattcaacatcaaaattaaaaaaaaaatacaaaagtaaagactaaccaaaaaattaaacatgaatcttagttattattgcaattcagccacatgaaaatatagtttgagcatcaaaatacttacttgatttttcattaaagaaacaatgagttgctccatgtgttgcattttgtCGTTCAAATCTTTGCATTGACCTTCTATCTTTATCAAATGGTCATCTCTTTCTGACACAATTTGCAACTTTGACCGAGTAACTCCTCTTCCGAAAGCTCTCATGTATGAATTTTTTTCAGGACCAAGTACTTTTGTGAGGATGTCTTCATTAACACTTGTAGTTGAAGACATAGCAGGATCTTTCTTATATtcttcaaccaaatccttcaaaaataaatagtatcaataaatgtattcaaacaaatgagtaagttaaaactaaagtcacatgattttgaaagggcaaggtgtatacaaaagcttcagccacttctgaatttactggttcgccatttttcttcttatgtgctttggtccaaacatcaactctagaaggtggtgtattggtttcactatggttcatctatcaaaataagaaaataaattaaaaaaatatctaaaccaaatTCTATAATAAAACAACTGTAAAGATGTTTGGCTTTACCAATTCATCAATCAATCTTGCATAACCTTTGCGACTACAAGTGTGGGGTAGTTGCTTTGTCCGTATTTTTTTGAATTTCTCGCTTGTAGCCTAAGAATATAAAGTTAATAGAGACATTAAACTATAAattttaatcataaatatatttggttataagatgttaagaataaaataccttaaactcggcactatttttttccttaacaaaacttttccactcattcatagatttaatattatcaggctttagtttcaatcttgcttcttcatttggtgcatttgttattttagtaactagccttgatttcgaagctctccaaagatctgccatacttttgaatatatagGTCTTTTGCCAATCTTTGTCAACCTTATATCTTGCCTAGTAAAATTAATAATAGGTTAGTATTAATGTAAATGAATTTCAACAAATTTCATGTTCAATGCATAAAACCTGAGTATATATACCTGAATAGATTTCCATAAGACCTCTTTCATTCCTAGAGGAATCTTCCTCCAATCTTTTATTGTTACTGGTACAATTTCTCTAACAAGTGCACCCAAAAATGAAGACAAAGATATTGATGttgcacctattggttgtccctttGAGTTAAACTTAACTTCCAAACGACCATCACTGTCTATTGCAATAGACTTCATTTTACTAGGGCCTCTAGTTCTCTTTTGGGTAATAGGTGCAACAACTTCTTCAGGTAGTTCTTGTTCGTCAGGCAAGTTTTCAACAATTGTGTCTGGCAAGTTTTCAACAATTGTTTCATTTGGGTTTTCTGGGATTTGTAGGCGTTGTGATTTTGTTGTGGCTGTTGGTGAGATGGCATGATCATTTGAAGGACTAATTTCTACTTCAACCACTCTTTTAATAGATCCCCTAGTGGCTATCTTTGAAGCTAAGAATGGAGAAATTAGGTCATTAGTAGGTGGTCTCACTATTTTTTCAAGAGAGTCTATTGGTTGTTCAACCTCAAATAGATTTTTAAGAGATCTCCTTGTCACAGGGGAGATGGGTacttcttcttcatcagaagagtcatttcttacaatcattctacgtgtatttttctttggagacacatccttagtatatctctcttcaacaaccttatcaatttccaaatttagtctaaagctcttcctcttttcattgaggagtttaactaattttcctgtaggtatgtgttttggcctctttccttttgtagatggaggtgacatatcttgtacttggcaaactctttgactagtttctgatcaaccgtttctataattagtaagatttttgatgagttgcaaaaatcatatataacaacatattatcaattatcacaaaaaaaacatataataaaagtcagaaagaaagaaataaatagtcATTCTTGGCATCAAAGACATATGTTTTCAAGAGTTCTTCGCTAAAAATACACAAATAAGAAACAACCAATTAATGAGCTAAAGTATAAACTGAAATTTCCATCGATTACAACTTTGAATGTCAAGTGCAACATCttctacaatttacaaaaaacacaacaataatcaaactaatataccctcacaatcatctctaacatattgttcatcttccactacattatATAACCTAGATTCAGTAACTTCAGACATTACAGGCATGAATTCttgctcatcataattttccatgTTATAAAAACCTCTAGGGGGTGCCCTAATCACCACATACCAATTGGAAGAATCATGTTCTCTTGAGTAGAAGACTTGTTTAGCTTGTGAGGCTAAAATAAAAGGGTCTCTACCAACAGACCATTGACTTTGGTGTAGATTAACTAAAGTAAGACTATCCTCCACCCTAACACCGTTAGGGACATTTGCCCAATCACATTTGAAAATTGGAATCTGAACTATATagtaatctaacaagattatctccCTTATAACCCCATAGTATGAAACTAAATTAGGAACTTGAGATACATCTTTGGCACTAGATTTACACATAGTTGTAGCTTCAATTGAGacaccactattctgtgtggactTCTCAATGTCATGTACATGGAATCTTTGACCATTGATAATATATCCAGTGTAAGAAGCAGCATGTTTTCTGGGTCCATATGCTAGCCATTTCAACAAATCAGTTTCATCACAAGTTGAGGAATGCATAGGAACCTATACAAATAATAGTATGACATTGTTAATTTTCTTAATGATATTTAAAACAACTGATATGAACCAGTTAGTTTGCATTAATTTACCTTTTCCTTCATCCATGTTGAAAAAGTTTGTATATGTTTCTTCCAAAGTAATCCACTATTtctctcatatattttgtttgtttttttcaactcctctaagtgaatcctaatttataggaccaatgagttagtattactacatttttaataaaaaaaaaaaataatttctaatATCAGACACTTACTCTAGAAAAGGCTCCACAACAAATGTATTTAACAGAATGTATCGATGTGCAATTTCTAACAACTCATCTGTCAATATAATTTCTTTCCTCCTAGAAATTGGACGACCTTCAAGTATCACATCATTTGACCACTCTTCATTTCGACCTTATTTTGTGTTTAGTTCAATTGAATGGTCAGTGAATTCATTACAAAAGCTCACACACTCATCTGCAAGATAACACTCTGCAATACAACCTTCAGGCCTTGCTCGATTTCTGACATAATCTTTCAATATCTTCATGCGTCTATTAATCACACAATTGCTCATCATTAATAGAATGTTCACATAAACTAATAagaataaacaaaacaattaagtcTTAGTGATTTAcctctcaaatggatacatccatcgaaattggacTGGTCCACATAGTCGTGCTTCTCGTCCGATATGAACCACTAAGTGAATCATGACatcaaaaaatgatggtggaaagaatctctctagtaagcataaagtttcaataacatcattttctaatgtcattgtaacgccccaactcctgggaccgttacggtgtaccttgtaaatagtgctaaactcgctaatcgagacatttggccaaaatcgtgatctaagtatgattagcggtttagggattaaacattttggttaagatataacgtttcactagaacgtttaacatatacattgggatcccgaaaatacaattcagagtttattacagaaaatatttacaacaggccgttctaagcggcaaaacagggttcaaccctagttccactttaaaccccgaccgtggcggtcgagcagccgcatatgtacacatcataacctaagccctccaactcaaggatggtttagcttcctcttgcctttacctgcaccacatagcacccgtgagccgaagcccagcaagaaaacccaataaagcatgatataatatcaacaacgatcataataaccattcaggactatcagtccaagcaaataggtgacaatagccaaaagtcacaataatgagcatcgctccctttagccatgtgacgatagggtcaccacggcttaactgataagtgattctttcataagtttgatcaggacaggtgcatggtgaatggtcaccaacataaccttcctcccgactctagagtcgtgctatggacaacgtcccctagccatgtgacaaacagtcaccggggtcatataccttggctataaacatctggtcatagaccaggcaagcgctt contains the following coding sequences:
- the LOC133791275 gene encoding serpin-Z1C-like, with amino-acid sequence MKRALMYEQTKDLLGKNFIVSPLSCTILLSMVASGLKGEALEQMMFFFRLRMGLRSIADLIAESDRLMAMVSLDSTKGLLPLSSANGAWVDKKYKLKPSFQQVLKTTYRADSMALDFANELEEAVTEINTWVEKATNGNIKDSVPKQFLLNDTVLILANALYFKRTRKRSRALLPSGTITWNFYTLDGNTVQVPFLTHSFLYLPYGSSQGCKILKLPYHVVNQKGVKLFSMYIFLPDEKDGLHDLIKQLTSDSPLLNLQFEYKYVKMEEIMIPKFKFKYSTEVSDIMEQMGLRLNMNKDAEMLEGVPDPRTAIIDDMKVCHSCCIEVDENRTEPPFIDHFFGGGHDDFPLIKFIADHPFMFMITREDTSETPIFVGAVVNPLLQ